The window TGTGATTTGGTGGTGGTGGTAACAAGTAGGCAGAATCAGAGACAAAAGAGAAAGAGATCTTCATTTATAGAAATTGATAGAGAGAGCCAGCCAGCTAGCCATGTAAGGTAGTTATATAGTTGCCACACATTATTTAGTGACCACCTTACCTTACCTTCTTTACCTTTACCTTATATACTATACCTTATCATCATCACTCACTCACACTATTATGACTCTATCtaatctatttaaatttgaacaagaTGAGTCTACCCTCATTTGTATGGCAAATATTGAACTACCCACACACCCCATCCCCTTCCCTACACACAACTTGGGCTAGCATATTGTCTAGCAACTTCTTTTTATCattcatttctttctctctttattttccACTATACATATATATGCCCACCATCCTCCCAATTGCCAAACACCACCAAATGCCAAAAGTGTGGTTCTGGGATAGATGGATGGATGTTAGGTTAACAACTACTCCTCCTAGACACACAACCCATGTTACAATAATGGACCCAAGAAGATCCAGATTAGCTTAAAGCAAATaaagttcaaaataaattaaatacactgAGTAAGATCTTGTTggattttattaagttttttttaacttgtttgataaaaaagttTTGCATATTTCAGATTTGATGAAGGTCATTTATTAGagtgttttcttttttaatttaaaattcgaGTGTTAGACTAATATCAAGAATCTTTTTGTCGTGTATGATTGAGAGTTATTAGTTAATCTTTTTGTCGTGTATGATTAAGAGTTATTAGTTAATCTTTTTGTCGTGTATGATTAAGAGTTATTAGTTAATCTTTTTGTCGTGTATGATTGAGAGTTGTTAGTTAATTTTCGAGTTTGTaaagtttgaattgaattgaattttattttataattatctatATTGTTTTCTggtgaattattttattgaaataaattatctaacTTTAAATGGCAATAGTAGTTCTATGCGAATTTTATAACGTTTTGTTAAATTTCTTATGTTGtgatatgttaaacgtgttttatttttattttttattttaatatatttttttacttttttttattattttttgtatttctttcttttatagttatgcttaaatatttctttattattttttaaataattcttatcattttttaattatacatgGATCATTTACCACtaaagtaattatatttttgacattttattgataaatgagTGGTTTTATAATTCAAGTGATAGTGATTTATAGAgagatactttaaaaataaaaactaaaataattcaaGATCAACTCAgcttctttaatttatttattttttcattttctttcaccATTTTATGAATGAATAATATCCCTTCTCTAATTTATGGTCAACAAAATAAACTTGAATATCCCAGCTTCCTCAAGGCCTTGTtctttttgagttttttaaaaaattcatcccaaatcaattttttaatcaatcacttcttaacaatcacatcactcatttcattaaccaaaatactaagataccatctattttaaattattattttttattttattcatatatatcaatactcttttagtctttttatcaaaaataattatcacctccttaaaattatcacaaattattttttttttctctagatttttttaaaaaccccaaTCCAAACAAGACCTAAGAGGTCCTGCACAATTTTcttaactatattatttttgtagacattaaaatatacttttaaatgatattgatacatataataataattatatcattagAACAAACAAGTgcaactaataataataataataataataataataataataataataataaacaacgtGGTTACCCTTGTTTGACTAGAAAAATATCAACCTTTTTGAAAGGGACCTCACAGTTGCTTGGTTTTTTTGAAGTTTcctattcaaatttattattataaacatttCAAGCCACaatcttttctttctttaatattaatGCAATCCATTGTCCTCaggatatatataaaatttatttatcacaTTGTATTTGCCGTGATTGGAAAATGACAAGTAAATGGATAAATCATTTATTAGAGTCATACTTGACccataattaattatcatttttttttctttatttgtttttttttctcgaAATATTTCGTATTATCTTCAATGTACAATGTATCATCGAAGAGGTTTGACTCACGGTTTAACAAgtcttttttatcaaatattatgaTGAAAACATTAGTTATGGGACATGATCATTTCATGTAACAGAGTTTTTTTATAGTCTCAATCTTTATTTAAAACGACTTTAAATCTTGTGTTAATTATCTTTAAGATCAAATTTTGATGACAATCAATGGCAAATCATCCATTCTGTAAGAGTTTTGACAATTTGATGTTTGAATCCTTCTTTATTTCTCTTGTTTGTATGggagttttttatttataaaaaatattaatcaagtAAGCATCTtttcaaatacttttttttctaaCCCCATAAAAAAATGACACTTTAGGTGATATATGTGTCATCCTCAACTTCCACAAAACAAACCTAATTATTAAATTCCATacactatttaaaaataacatttattataaatttgtacttGTAGTTGAGTCATATACTATGTacatttgattttcatttttattattggaTAATTGACTTGTATAGTTCATATTATTAGTTAATATGTAACTTATGTTATCTTGACCTTTACATTTAttataacaaaacaaactaaaaaaaaaataataataattaaaaattaagaagagGTGTTCATGTCATTCAGGAAGATTAATGTTAGAAGTGTGTAGGAAAGTCGTTAATCATTTGATTGACTTAATTggaactaattaaatatttaattagatcTTAGGATATATGTACTCAACATTATAAAGTCCATAATTAATTATGCATTGTTACCCCCTCCACCAACATTCTgattaaataaactttattatgAAACACTCTGATTTTACATTTCAAtctactatataataaaaatgagagattttaattcaaataaatagttatttaattatcaaaatatttaaattattaacaaataaacaataaaatgtaAACTAATTTAGCAAAATAGCCCACATTTTACATCAAacagtatttatttatttaaaaaaacttggattattttaaatttcaacaaataaataaagcaTATTACAAAGAAAGGAAACAAGAGTAGGAAAACAAAAATTGGAATAAAAAAAGCATACAAGGTTATAGTGCTCACACGAATCAAATATGGGACAACATTGTCTTGTTTTAAGctctttcaaaattttaaataatgaatacaACTTGCAAAGAGCATTTCCTTCTACTtgaccatatttttttttagttcgtCACATTCCACAATCAATATATATGAAGTAGTAGGCGCACAAATGTCTATTTGTCGCCCAAAACAAGATCATCTTACATCGGATTTTTCTTTTCACATCATTTGTTCATGCGTTACAAATTCGTTGGTATTAGTAGTGAAAAtcgaatttaaataaaaaccacCATAATGAGtacatgatatttttaaaaattgtaatgagtataatcaaattaattaacttgAGTAACaagtcaaatttatttaatatatcattcCCACAACCCAATCAAATACAATCCCacataaaacaaaaaaagacagattttcaaatatttcttctATCAATAACAACAATTTGGTGCACAATTTGCAACCCCTTTTTATTCACACTTCACCAGAAAGAAATGCCCTTTCTCCAACCAAAGGATCTCCAGCCAGGACTCGGTGACGTGAAACTAAGCCCAAACATCTCATTCACAGCCCGGCCTTGTTCAGAAAACCTAATTAGCTTAGCAACAATGGCTGCACTCTCCATAATTCGGTTTAAATCGTCTGGTTGGTTCCACAACCGATTAACGAGCTGTAACCTCCTCCTCTTTGAATCCAAACTAATATCCCATTTCTTGTAAAGCCTATTCCTTTCAGCTCCTGAGAACCTTTTGTACATCAGCCTACATAAcatctctttctctctattCAATTCCTTCTCACTGTGTCGTCAACAAAACCAACCAGTTACAAAAACAGGATTATAAAATAcagagttttttttaaaggagaacaacaacaaaaaaaacaccTTGAGGCCAATGTGAGGGTCCTCCCAGCTTCAACAGCGTGGCTTCCCTGTGAAAACGCGTCTTTAAGGAAATTTAGTCTTCTAAATTCAACTTCCATATAAACAGAATCAGCCGGATTGCCTTTGaacaataagaaaaaatatgttCTGTGGATTATAGAAACATTGCAGATCTCCCACAGTTCAATGATCGCCTTCCGTTGCTTCTCGAATTCAGATTGTACCAATGACATGTCCTCCTCCTGCTGCTGCATTGGATCTAATCCAATGTCTTTCATATTGACCTAATAAAGAACAGGAAATCGACCAATTAAGAATTTGGataaaaatttgatattaataattatctcaCCTGTTGTTTAGCCATTTGTTTCAATCCAGCAACAAATGTATCGACACTAGGTATTATTTCCTCATTGCAGTCTGCAACACTACTACCCATGGAAGACTGAGAATTGTTTCGCAACAACTTCTTTGTGATCGTTCGGACGCTTTTCGGCCTGCCTGTAAAATTCCTCTCATAACCACCATTGGGGGGCGGCGTGTAATTATGTTGTGGAGTGGTGGGCGTGCTCATGATGACATCACTTTCGAAACTCCAGTTTCGTCTCAACATATGATTTCTATAATCACCACCTTCGAAAGGTGGTGTGGCGAGGGAATCCACTTCACTGTATCTTGAATTATCTTGATCAGATGATTGTATTTCCTCGCATGGGAACTCGGTTAATGTTGAGACTCCTCTTTCACTGGATGGTGAATGGCTGCTGGGTTCAGAAACATCTACATGTTTCTTGGCTGCTGGTTCATTATCCACCTCAATACATGGTACATCCTTGCAGACGCCATTTGAATAGTCTCCAGTTTCGAAATAAGATTTACCTAATTTACCTGCTGGCAATGGAGAAGAACTTGATGATGCTGATGCTGAACTTTCAACGTCTTCGTCTTTCCATCTTGAGTGATAATGACTGATCCCATTCTAGTCAAAAcaaggaaaacaaaaaatagtTTAGAATTTGGAAGACTTTTTGttacatttttcttttgaagGGATAGTTTGGGTCGTTCTTTTCGGATGTGGTTATGAAAAGGGTACATGAAAACCTATTTTACTTGTTTGTCAAGGGTTTAGGGTTCCCGAACATAGATTAAGGAGATTTTCGCACAGCTTGAATTGTACTGTGCACTTAAATTAAAGCAAGTATATGTAATTATTTGAACATTTATGGGTTTTgtaatttgaaatgaaaaataagCATGAGATGAGAGTGTTTACTGTTTATtgtttttcaattataaaaagtaTATTGAATTAACCACAATCAAACATTTGAGGCTTGGTTTAATTTGATTAACTTATAGTATTTTGTttctatatatagattagttcaCATACCTGTTTTCTTTGAGCTTCATTACTGGCAGCAATATGCAGCAAATCCTCCACCCGAGCTTCCGCAAGATCCTTTTTCCTATTAAGCTCTCGAACCTCTTTTTCCAACTATATACAAACAAAAAATCGCAGaaagaaagaatatatatataattaattattgataagtTTGACAGCATGTAGAATAAGCTGGagatgataattattatttacccTATCAATCTGGAGATCTTTCTTCCTCAAAGATGTAGAACAGTTACAAGTAGAAGAAGGGGTGGGGGGAGCTCTCAGTTCGTTCTCAAGCCGAGCCAACTCTTTTTGCAAATGTTTGACCAGGGCTTTGTCGGACATGACCACGTTAACTTGGGCATTTGTGGTCACTTCTTTTGCACAGCTAGCAAATAAGAGAGCGTTTCTAGTTTGCTCAACATGGCTTCGAGCAGGACAAAGCGTGCAAATAATGGCTGTTCTTGCATTGCCTCCCAACGACGGTTGGAGTATACGAGTCAGCTTAGAATCTCGATAGTTAATATGGACATTTCTCCCTTTGCTGTATGCACGCATCAAGTgcactaaataaatatattttgaaatgaatAAGAACCAGGTGCGTTAAACATACCTTAGCTTGCGAATAACAGTTCCCAAAGTCAATAAACTACGGTTTATGTGACAGCCTTCCTTCAGCCTGTTCCCAACCGATAGAGCCTGAGATGCTCGCTCGCTTCCAGCTAGGTCAACAAAATTCtacacaaacaaaaacaactttCCATTCACAAGAAACTAAAAAActcaagaaaataaatagataaataagaTATTCATACCACACAGGCTACAAGTGTTGTGGACTTGTCTTTTCCTATAAACTCGCGAGCAGAACTCTCAATTGTCTGCAGAAAAAGGTCGATTTTGTTAAACAAGAGGGGAAAAAGAGAGAAGGATAGATTGTTTCAATCAAAAGTTTTGGTTTGACTGAAAGAAAGCCCACCAATCTGATTATTTGATGAGATCTAGAACTTGTCTCATTCAAAGAAGTCTCTCCAATCTTCCTTTGGGCTGCAAGATTGTGTGTTGTTTACATTAGCTATCAAAACAGAGaattttacattttacagaTTACTATGGTAAAAAAAGATACCTTCACAAATTGACAAAAGCTCTTTGAGATGGTTCCAGTCTCTTAGAGTCTCTTCTGTAAGTTTCTCAACGACAGTCCCTTTCTGAAGGAACCAAAAAAAGACTTATTACAGATGCAAATTgacagaaaaaaatattattatcaaacaCAGATGAGAATTAATAGACAGAGCCCATACCTCAGGATCATCTAGAAGCCTAAGTGGAGTATTATCAGAGGTCAGCAAATCTCTTACAACTTCATTATAGATTTCTACAGCCGATAATTTCAAAACAAACGCTCTTTCCTGATGCTGGAAGTCACGAAACAAAACACATGTTACAGAAAACATTACAGACTCAGAAATTCAAATGAAAACAGAGTGTAATCATTACCTACCTTATGTATAT is drawn from Impatiens glandulifera chromosome 3, dImpGla2.1, whole genome shotgun sequence and contains these coding sequences:
- the LOC124928746 gene encoding kinesin-like protein KIN-7E encodes the protein MGAIGEEELIKWDMLAENGGGGEKILVLVRLRPLNEKEISRNEVSEWECINETTILFRNRLQDRSGYPSAYTFDRVFSGDKSTRQVYDEGAKEIALSVVTGINSTIFAYGQTSSGKTYTMIGITEYAVADIYDYIHKHQERAFVLKLSAVEIYNEVVRDLLTSDNTPLRLLDDPEKGTVVEKLTEETLRDWNHLKELLSICEAQRKIGETSLNETSSRSHQIIRLTIESSAREFIGKDKSTTLVACVNFVDLAGSERASQALSVGNRLKEGCHINRSLLTLGTVIRKLSKGRNVHINYRDSKLTRILQPSLGGNARTAIICTLCPARSHVEQTRNALLFASCAKEVTTNAQVNVVMSDKALVKHLQKELARLENELRAPPTPSSTCNCSTSLRKKDLQIDRLEKEVRELNRKKDLAEARVEDLLHIAASNEAQRKQNGISHYHSRWKDEDVESSASASSSSSPLPAGKLGKSYFETGDYSNGVCKDVPCIEVDNEPAAKKHVDVSEPSSHSPSSERGVSTLTEFPCEEIQSSDQDNSRYSEVDSLATPPFEGGDYRNHMLRRNWSFESDVIMSTPTTPQHNYTPPPNGGYERNFTGRPKSVRTITKKLLRNNSQSSMGSSVADCNEEIIPSVDTFVAGLKQMAKQQVNMKDIGLDPMQQQEEDMSLVQSEFEKQRKAIIELWEICNVSIIHRTYFFLLFKGNPADSVYMEVEFRRLNFLKDAFSQGSHAVEAGRTLTLASSEKELNREKEMLCRLMYKRFSGAERNRLYKKWDISLDSKRRRLQLVNRLWNQPDDLNRIMESAAIVAKLIRFSEQGRAVNEMFGLSFTSPSPGWRSFGWRKGISFW